One genomic window of Pseudomonas sp. LFM046 includes the following:
- a CDS encoding ABC transporter ATP-binding protein, with protein sequence MNEIVKVSGLRVAARNDEGIDIPIVHGADFSLNKGEVLALIGESGSGKSTIALSLMGYARSGCRIVGGSVRIGDVDVLKLSNAELAKLRGRTVAYIAQSAAAAFNPSKSIMEQVIESALIHGVLTRQEAQAKAVELFRELALPEPERIGARYPHQVSGGQLQRLMAAMALITDPALVILDEPTTALDVTTQIEVLRAFKRVVRERGATAVYVSHDLAVVAQMADRIVVLRGGEIQENNRTEQILAAAEHPYTRSLLAALKPEALPSASDQATAPSADVPLIDVRGLELCYGPKKVLQDVDLQVRRGAAVGVIGESGSGKTTLAMAIAGLADPSAGQILLDGQPLSRTLAGRTREQLRRVQYVFQNADTALNPRHTIEEILGRPLRFYHGMKGQQQRRRVAELLELVQLPASIAQRLPGELSGGQKQRINLARALAAEPDLILCDEVTSALDTVVGAAILELLRDLRRELGVSYLFISHDISTVRALCDEVVVMYSGHKVETGDCESFAQAPFHPYTDLLIHSVPELRQGWLESCGSKCGPLPPVTAPSRTADLCTFLDRCPVRIEGRCNHSAPPRRQIGGGEVLCHHTGDELLKVQQIAEKISRTYA encoded by the coding sequence ATGAACGAAATCGTCAAGGTAAGCGGTCTGCGAGTGGCCGCACGCAACGATGAGGGCATCGACATACCTATCGTGCACGGTGCCGATTTCAGCCTGAACAAGGGCGAGGTACTGGCGTTGATCGGTGAGTCCGGCTCGGGCAAGAGCACCATCGCGCTGTCGTTGATGGGCTATGCACGCTCCGGCTGCCGCATCGTCGGCGGCTCGGTGCGCATCGGCGACGTCGACGTGCTGAAGCTGTCGAATGCCGAGCTGGCAAAGTTGCGCGGGCGCACTGTGGCCTACATCGCACAGAGCGCAGCTGCGGCATTCAATCCGTCCAAAAGCATCATGGAACAGGTGATTGAAAGCGCACTGATCCATGGCGTGCTGACGCGGCAGGAGGCGCAGGCCAAGGCCGTCGAGCTGTTCCGGGAGCTGGCGCTGCCGGAACCTGAACGCATCGGCGCGCGTTATCCGCACCAGGTCTCGGGCGGGCAGCTGCAGCGGCTGATGGCCGCCATGGCGCTGATCACCGATCCGGCGCTGGTGATTCTCGACGAGCCGACCACCGCGCTTGATGTCACCACGCAGATCGAAGTATTGCGGGCCTTCAAGCGGGTGGTCCGTGAGCGCGGCGCTACCGCGGTGTACGTCTCTCATGACTTGGCGGTGGTCGCACAGATGGCTGATCGTATCGTCGTGTTGCGCGGTGGCGAGATCCAGGAAAACAACCGTACTGAACAGATTCTGGCGGCTGCGGAGCATCCCTATACCCGCAGCCTCCTGGCTGCGTTGAAGCCGGAGGCGCTGCCGAGCGCGAGCGATCAAGCGACTGCACCCTCGGCCGATGTTCCGCTGATCGACGTCCGAGGCCTGGAGCTTTGCTACGGCCCGAAGAAGGTGCTTCAGGATGTAGACCTTCAGGTCCGACGCGGCGCCGCAGTCGGCGTGATCGGCGAGTCCGGGTCGGGGAAAACCACCCTGGCGATGGCTATCGCAGGCCTGGCGGACCCGTCGGCTGGGCAGATCCTGCTGGACGGCCAGCCCCTCAGTAGAACGCTGGCCGGTCGTACCCGTGAGCAACTGCGGCGTGTTCAGTATGTCTTCCAGAACGCCGATACGGCGCTGAACCCGCGGCACACCATCGAAGAGATCCTGGGGCGCCCGCTGCGCTTCTATCACGGCATGAAGGGGCAGCAGCAGCGACGGCGGGTAGCCGAGCTGCTGGAGCTGGTACAACTGCCCGCAAGCATCGCACAACGTCTGCCCGGAGAGTTGTCCGGTGGCCAGAAGCAGCGCATCAACCTGGCGCGGGCTCTGGCGGCGGAGCCGGATCTGATCCTGTGTGACGAAGTGACCTCGGCACTGGATACGGTAGTGGGGGCCGCGATCTTGGAACTGTTGCGCGATCTGCGCCGCGAGCTGGGGGTTTCCTACCTGTTCATCAGTCACGACATCTCCACTGTGCGTGCCCTGTGCGACGAGGTCGTGGTGATGTACAGCGGCCACAAGGTGGAGACAGGCGATTGCGAGTCGTTCGCCCAGGCTCCGTTCCATCCTTACACCGATCTGCTGATTCATTCGGTACCTGAACTGCGCCAGGGCTGGCTGGAGAGCTGCGGAAGCAAATGCGGGCCTCTGCCGCCGGTCACCGCGCCGTCCCGCACAGCGGATCTCTGCACCTTCCTCGATCGTTGCCCAGTGCGCATCGAAGGTCGCTGCAACCACAGCGCGCCGCCGCGCCGGCAAATCGGTGGGGGCGAGGTGCTCTGCCATCACACCGGCGATGAATTGCTCAAGGTGCAGCAGATCGCCGAGAAGATCTCAAGGACATACGCATGA
- a CDS encoding ABC transporter permease, protein MPRKRRFRLSVGGLIGLLIVLFWALMAFIGPLIAPHDANALVSDEFFGPLSLEYPLGTDFLGRDILSRLLHGAPYTIGVALVGTLLACTAGLVLALVAAASGGWIDAAISRIQDTLIAIPNKIFALLMVASFGSSVPVLLLMAAFAYMPGSFRIARASAVNVMTMDFVRVARTRGEGMPYIIFIEVLPNMLRPVLTDFGLRFVYVVLLLSAMSFLGLGIQPPDADWGSLVRENILGLGEGAPAVLVPAVAIATLTMGVNLLIDSFGGRSKREMEK, encoded by the coding sequence GTGCCCCGCAAGCGCCGCTTCCGTCTGTCCGTCGGCGGACTTATAGGGCTGCTGATCGTTCTGTTCTGGGCCCTGATGGCCTTCATCGGTCCGCTGATCGCGCCCCACGACGCCAATGCCTTGGTCAGCGACGAGTTCTTCGGCCCTCTCAGCCTGGAGTATCCGCTGGGTACCGATTTCCTGGGCCGCGACATCCTCAGCCGGCTGCTGCATGGCGCCCCCTACACCATCGGCGTGGCATTGGTGGGGACCCTACTGGCCTGCACGGCCGGCTTGGTGCTGGCCCTGGTGGCGGCTGCCTCCGGTGGCTGGATCGATGCAGCCATAAGCCGTATCCAGGACACGCTGATCGCGATTCCGAACAAGATCTTCGCTCTGCTCATGGTGGCCTCGTTCGGCTCCTCGGTGCCGGTGCTGCTGTTGATGGCGGCCTTCGCCTATATGCCAGGCTCCTTCCGCATCGCCCGTGCCTCGGCGGTGAACGTAATGACCATGGACTTCGTCCGGGTCGCCCGCACCCGTGGCGAAGGTATGCCCTACATCATCTTCATCGAAGTGCTGCCAAACATGCTGCGCCCGGTGCTGACCGATTTCGGCCTGCGATTCGTGTATGTGGTGCTGCTGCTCAGCGCGATGAGCTTCCTCGGCCTGGGCATCCAGCCGCCGGACGCCGACTGGGGCTCGCTGGTGCGCGAGAACATTCTGGGTCTGGGCGAGGGTGCCCCGGCCGTGCTGGTACCCGCGGTCGCCATCGCCACCCTGACCATGGGGGTCAATCTGCTCATCGACAGTTTCGGCGGTCGGTCCAAGCGTGAGATGGAGAAGTGA
- a CDS encoding FAD-dependent oxidoreductase, which produces MATARLNNLRKDQARVVIVGAGPAGTRCAEALVAAGIRPILIDENRRDGGQIYRRQPEGFTRDYATLYGSEADKARALHETFDRLRGRIDYRPDTLVWNLTPGQLCCVSQGKHCTVDYDALILCTGASDRLMPMPGWQLAGTYSLGGAQIALKSQAVSIGRRVVFMGSGPLLYLVASQYVKAGAEVAAVLDTSPLSKRIAALPKLLARPRVLFTGMKLLAQLLLKGIPVHLGVEALEILGDPERGVSAVRVRSTNGDSLSFSCDALALGYHLRPETQLADMAGCGFRFQEASRQWVLDIDEQGRTTAAGVYAAGDGTRIRGADAAELAGRLAALTLLQDLNEPVDLARIAEQQQALATMETFSLGLYQAFPWPAGQAKALPDKAIVCRCEMISAGELRNTVREKGACEVNRAKAFSRVGMGRCQGRYCSQAGAEVIAAAAGVAVELVGRQRGQAPVKPLSMLTEEVTPSEEVTQ; this is translated from the coding sequence ATGGCCACTGCGCGGCTGAATAATCTTCGAAAGGACCAGGCCCGGGTAGTGATCGTCGGTGCCGGGCCGGCCGGTACGCGCTGTGCCGAGGCGTTGGTGGCGGCTGGTATCCGGCCGATCCTGATCGACGAGAACCGTCGCGACGGCGGGCAGATCTATCGCCGCCAACCCGAGGGCTTCACCCGCGACTATGCGACGCTCTATGGCAGCGAGGCGGACAAGGCCCGTGCGCTTCACGAAACCTTTGACCGACTGCGCGGGCGTATCGACTACCGGCCTGACACCCTGGTCTGGAACCTCACCCCGGGGCAGCTGTGCTGCGTCAGCCAGGGCAAGCATTGCACGGTCGATTACGATGCGCTGATCCTCTGCACGGGGGCCAGCGACCGACTGATGCCGATGCCCGGTTGGCAGTTGGCCGGCACCTACAGCCTGGGCGGCGCACAGATCGCCCTCAAGTCGCAAGCGGTATCGATCGGCCGGCGTGTGGTGTTCATGGGCAGTGGACCGCTGCTCTATCTGGTGGCCAGCCAATACGTGAAGGCGGGAGCTGAGGTCGCGGCCGTGCTGGATACCTCGCCGCTGAGCAAGCGCATCGCCGCCCTGCCGAAGCTGTTGGCGCGTCCGCGCGTGCTGTTCACCGGGATGAAACTGCTGGCCCAGCTCTTGCTGAAGGGTATTCCGGTGCACCTCGGCGTCGAGGCGCTGGAAATTCTCGGCGATCCGGAGCGCGGTGTCAGCGCGGTACGGGTCCGCAGCACCAATGGAGATTCCCTCTCATTCTCCTGCGATGCCCTGGCGCTCGGTTATCACCTGCGTCCGGAAACCCAGTTGGCCGATATGGCCGGCTGCGGCTTCCGTTTCCAGGAAGCCTCTCGGCAGTGGGTGCTGGACATCGATGAGCAGGGTAGGACTACCGCGGCTGGTGTGTATGCGGCCGGCGACGGGACACGTATTCGCGGTGCCGATGCCGCCGAGCTCGCCGGTCGTCTGGCTGCGCTGACCCTGCTGCAGGACTTGAACGAACCGGTGGATCTGGCACGGATCGCCGAACAGCAGCAGGCTTTGGCGACGATGGAGACCTTCAGCCTTGGCCTCTACCAGGCCTTCCCCTGGCCGGCCGGGCAGGCCAAGGCACTGCCCGACAAGGCCATAGTCTGCCGCTGCGAGATGATCAGCGCCGGCGAGCTGCGCAACACGGTGCGCGAGAAGGGCGCCTGCGAGGTCAACCGTGCCAAGGCGTTCAGCCGGGTCGGCATGGGCCGCTGCCAGGGCCGTTACTGCTCGCAAGCCGGTGCCGAGGTGATTGCCGCGGCAGCCGGCGTGGCAGTTGAACTGGTCGGCCGTCAGCGTGGCCAAGCGCCGGTCAAGCCGCTGTCGATGCTGACCGAGGAAGTAACGCCGAGCGAGGAGGTAACGCAGTGA
- the argE gene encoding acetylornithine deacetylase — MKPRVLEILKRLIAFETVSVDSNLALIEYVRDLLLSKGIESLIVKDESGRKANLFASTGPREVPGMLLSGHTDVVPAAGQAWTVPAFQATVRDGRLYGRGSCDMKGFIALAIDAMLEAADNSLSRPLQLALSHDEEIGCVGVRRLLDVLHLAPVRPFLCIVGEPTDMQFVLGHKGKGSYRTHCRGQEAHSSLAPRAANAIHLACDFITALREGQQRLMLHGAQDSAYDIPYSTVHVGVIDGGKALNIVPNQCSLEFEVRNLPGDDLEQFLDGIRERADALALEARLVSPVASIEIETLNVYPGLDTHPSAEAVRLLQAFAPPDTGTTKVSFGTEGGLFNQRLNVPVVVCGPGSIEQAHKPDEYVEVSQMDAGERFLGALLGSLKS, encoded by the coding sequence ATGAAGCCGCGGGTCCTGGAGATTCTCAAGCGGTTGATCGCCTTCGAGACGGTGTCTGTCGATTCCAACCTGGCGCTCATCGAGTACGTGCGCGACCTGCTGCTCAGCAAGGGCATCGAGTCGTTGATCGTCAAGGACGAGAGCGGTCGCAAGGCCAATCTGTTTGCCAGCACCGGCCCGCGTGAGGTGCCGGGCATGCTGCTGTCCGGGCACACCGACGTGGTGCCGGCGGCGGGCCAGGCCTGGACGGTCCCGGCGTTCCAGGCAACCGTGCGCGACGGCAGGCTCTACGGCCGTGGCAGCTGCGACATGAAGGGCTTCATCGCCCTGGCCATCGACGCGATGCTTGAGGCGGCAGACAACTCCCTCAGCCGGCCGCTGCAACTGGCCCTGTCCCATGATGAGGAGATCGGTTGCGTTGGCGTGCGTCGTTTGCTCGACGTGCTGCACCTGGCCCCAGTGCGACCCTTCCTGTGCATCGTTGGTGAGCCGACCGATATGCAGTTCGTGCTTGGCCACAAGGGCAAGGGTTCCTACCGCACCCACTGCCGTGGTCAAGAGGCCCATTCCTCGCTGGCGCCACGCGCGGCCAATGCCATCCACCTGGCCTGCGACTTCATCACCGCGCTGCGCGAGGGCCAGCAACGGTTGATGCTGCATGGCGCCCAGGACAGTGCCTACGATATTCCCTACAGCACCGTGCACGTCGGCGTGATCGATGGAGGCAAGGCGCTGAACATCGTCCCCAATCAGTGCAGCCTCGAATTCGAGGTGCGCAACCTTCCGGGCGACGACCTGGAGCAATTCCTCGACGGCATCCGTGAGCGCGCAGACGCGCTGGCTCTCGAGGCGCGCCTCGTGTCCCCCGTGGCGTCCATCGAGATCGAGACCCTGAACGTCTACCCGGGCCTCGACACCCACCCCAGCGCCGAAGCGGTGCGCTTGTTGCAGGCCTTCGCGCCGCCGGACACCGGCACCACAAAGGTGTCGTTCGGCACCGAGGGCGGTCTGTTCAATCAGCGCCTGAACGTGCCGGTGGTGGTCTGCGGGCCGGGTTCCATCGAGCAGGCACACAAGCCCGACGAATACGTCGAGGTCAGCCAGATGGACGCTGGCGAGCGTTTCCTCGGCGCGTTGCTGGGTTCGCTGAAAAGCTAG
- a CDS encoding FAD-binding oxidoreductase produces the protein MSVHKSDVLIVGGGLMGAASAFFLRQRGRSVVLLERDMVGQYASGVNFGNVRRQGRFLGQLELANRSWALWHRLPELIDDDLEFIASGHMRVCYREDEIAELEAYAAAPEARELDLRIYSGRELHERFPFLGPEVKGGSYAPHDGHANPRLAAPAFARAARRAGAIVEERTEVSTVQKVGGQFHVTTRDGREYRAEQLLITAGAWGEKLSAQFGEPVPLVTKGPQMSVTEPVPYALKTVIGVYTKHPEEMLYFRQIPRGNIIIGGCSHTTPDMLNRRAHFDPQSLLKQLQQMHRLAPHMCNLNIIRTWSGIESYLPDSLPIMGPSCQVDGLFYAFAFCGHGFQLGPGVGDVMAELMSTGSTSTSIAPFSIGRFAEAPEQRSKAS, from the coding sequence GTGAGTGTGCACAAGAGTGATGTACTGATCGTCGGCGGTGGCCTGATGGGGGCGGCCTCGGCGTTTTTCTTGCGCCAACGCGGGCGCTCGGTAGTCCTGCTCGAGCGGGACATGGTTGGCCAGTACGCCAGCGGGGTGAACTTTGGCAACGTGCGCCGCCAGGGGCGCTTCCTCGGACAGTTGGAGCTGGCCAACCGCTCCTGGGCGCTATGGCATCGCCTGCCGGAACTGATCGACGACGACCTTGAATTCATTGCCAGCGGGCATATGCGGGTCTGTTACCGGGAGGACGAGATCGCCGAACTAGAGGCGTACGCCGCGGCGCCCGAGGCGCGCGAACTGGATCTGCGCATCTATAGCGGTCGCGAACTGCACGAACGTTTTCCCTTCCTCGGCCCGGAGGTCAAGGGCGGCTCCTATGCGCCGCACGACGGTCACGCCAACCCGCGACTGGCCGCGCCTGCCTTTGCCCGTGCTGCGCGGCGCGCTGGGGCGATAGTTGAGGAGCGCACCGAGGTGTCCACAGTGCAGAAGGTCGGTGGGCAGTTCCATGTGACGACCCGCGACGGTCGCGAGTACCGCGCCGAGCAACTGTTGATCACCGCTGGCGCCTGGGGTGAGAAGCTTTCCGCGCAGTTCGGTGAGCCGGTGCCGCTGGTCACCAAAGGCCCGCAGATGTCGGTCACCGAGCCGGTACCCTATGCGCTGAAGACGGTGATTGGTGTGTACACCAAGCATCCCGAGGAAATGCTGTACTTCCGGCAGATTCCGCGCGGCAACATCATCATCGGCGGTTGCAGTCACACCACGCCGGACATGCTCAACCGAAGGGCGCATTTCGATCCGCAGAGCCTCCTCAAGCAGTTGCAACAGATGCACCGACTCGCGCCGCACATGTGCAACCTGAACATCATCCGGACCTGGAGCGGCATCGAGAGCTACCTGCCGGACTCGCTGCCAATCATGGGGCCGAGCTGCCAGGTTGACGGGCTGTTCTACGCCTTCGCCTTCTGCGGTCACGGCTTCCAGCTCGGCCCCGGGGTCGGTGACGTGATGGCCGAGTTGATGAGCACCGGTAGCACCAGCACCTCGATTGCGCCGTTCAGCATCGGCCGCTTCGCCGAGGCTCCCGAGCAGCGGAGCAAGGCGTCATGA
- a CDS encoding (2Fe-2S)-binding protein, whose protein sequence is MNGRFVRLAERERATVRLTVDGTPIEALQGDTLMVAILSQRAALRQSEFDDGRRAGFCLMGACQDCWVWTRDGGRLRACSSEVREGLDILTKQPEAVWPLRG, encoded by the coding sequence ATGAACGGACGATTCGTACGGCTCGCCGAGCGCGAGCGCGCCACCGTCCGCCTGACGGTTGACGGCACGCCAATCGAGGCGCTGCAGGGCGATACCCTGATGGTGGCAATCCTCAGCCAGCGCGCGGCGCTGCGCCAGTCGGAGTTCGATGACGGCCGGCGCGCCGGCTTCTGCCTGATGGGGGCCTGCCAGGATTGCTGGGTCTGGACCCGCGATGGCGGGCGGTTGCGGGCCTGCTCCAGCGAAGTTCGCGAGGGCCTGGATATTCTCACCAAACAACCGGAGGCAGTATGGCCACTGCGCGGCTGA
- a CDS encoding methyl-accepting chemotaxis protein encodes MKSLDRLSFSGKFALLGALALVLIGVPTVLYVLSALENGRQTNQELRGIGPVQQLLKMIELTQRHRDLASAVLGGSSDLEAARQTTQDELERAFEASERALHEAEVEPELLAAWGKVREQWHALSREVGQRTLQARQSLQRHSQLIASSLLIEDALLDHFELALDPVLETYSLMSAVLIEMPQTAELFGQLRGFGALYLVQGRILPEQQGALMGLTAQALASFEKMNRAFAKAATADPAIAAALEEPLVALRPQIKQALALTDTQLISALEMDLSNEGGSGGSGSAVYGLKVVYPVADYLAAYDRATVALNAVGGVAQAELEKRVAARHDDNQRKLLLICGGLLTLLLVGGGLVALIVARLLGQLGIAIGAAERIARGDLSEPLQIDGSDEAARLLQALDRMQGDLRGTVCQVVTSAEQLAAASAVLSEVTTEASTDLQRQSAELDQAASAVTELTSAVEEVARNAASASEVSHSAGQCSQQGRLSVSRTAGAIEVLNGDIQETAGALQVLAGRIGEIGSVLEVIRGVAEQTNLLALNAAIEAARAGESGRGFAVVADEVRALAQRTGESTQQIEAIIGAVQQSSQEALRAMRGSESRTHETLELARTAGAALDAIVEAITQINERNLCIASATEQQSQVAREVDRNLSNIHDVAQRAAGGATLTQSSSGELAVLAADLRGMVARFKV; translated from the coding sequence ATGAAATCCCTTGATCGCCTGAGTTTCTCCGGCAAGTTCGCCCTGCTTGGAGCGCTGGCCCTGGTCCTGATCGGCGTGCCGACAGTGCTGTACGTGCTCTCCGCGCTGGAGAACGGTCGCCAGACCAACCAGGAGCTGCGCGGCATTGGCCCGGTTCAGCAACTGCTGAAGATGATCGAGCTCACCCAGCGGCATCGCGACCTGGCGTCGGCAGTGCTGGGTGGCTCGAGCGATCTGGAGGCGGCCCGGCAGACCACCCAGGATGAACTGGAAAGGGCCTTCGAGGCGAGTGAGCGGGCCCTGCACGAGGCGGAGGTCGAGCCGGAGCTTTTGGCCGCCTGGGGCAAGGTGCGTGAGCAATGGCATGCCCTGTCCAGGGAGGTGGGCCAGCGCACCCTTCAGGCCAGGCAGAGCCTGCAACGGCATTCGCAGCTTATTGCCTCCAGCCTGCTGATCGAGGATGCCTTGCTCGATCATTTCGAACTGGCTCTGGATCCGGTTCTGGAAACCTACTCGCTGATGAGCGCCGTGCTGATCGAAATGCCGCAAACCGCCGAGCTGTTCGGCCAGTTGCGAGGTTTCGGTGCTCTGTATTTGGTACAAGGGCGGATTCTGCCCGAGCAACAGGGCGCCCTGATGGGGCTGACGGCCCAGGCACTCGCCAGTTTCGAGAAGATGAATCGGGCCTTCGCCAAGGCCGCTACTGCCGATCCGGCGATCGCAGCCGCGCTGGAAGAGCCGCTCGTGGCACTCCGCCCACAGATCAAACAGGCCCTGGCATTGACCGACACGCAACTGATCTCGGCTCTCGAGATGGATCTCTCCAACGAGGGTGGTAGCGGTGGTTCCGGCTCGGCTGTATACGGCTTGAAGGTGGTCTATCCGGTTGCCGACTACCTGGCTGCATACGACCGGGCCACTGTCGCTCTGAATGCGGTTGGCGGCGTCGCGCAGGCGGAGCTCGAGAAGCGGGTCGCGGCGCGCCACGACGACAACCAGCGGAAGCTGTTGCTGATCTGTGGTGGGCTGCTGACGCTGCTACTGGTCGGGGGCGGACTGGTGGCGCTGATCGTGGCGCGTCTGCTCGGCCAATTGGGGATAGCCATCGGCGCTGCCGAACGAATCGCTCGCGGTGATCTGAGCGAACCGTTGCAGATCGACGGTAGCGATGAGGCGGCGCGTTTGCTGCAGGCGTTGGACCGCATGCAGGGCGATCTGCGTGGCACGGTGTGCCAGGTGGTGACCAGCGCCGAGCAGTTGGCGGCAGCGTCCGCAGTATTGAGCGAAGTGACGACCGAGGCTTCGACGGACCTGCAACGGCAGAGTGCCGAGCTCGATCAGGCGGCCAGCGCCGTGACAGAACTGACCAGTGCGGTAGAAGAGGTGGCACGCAATGCGGCATCTGCCTCGGAAGTTTCCCATAGCGCAGGCCAGTGTTCGCAGCAGGGTCGCCTGAGCGTCAGCCGCACGGCCGGCGCTATCGAGGTGTTGAACGGCGACATCCAGGAGACCGCAGGTGCACTTCAGGTGCTGGCCGGACGGATCGGCGAGATCGGTAGTGTGCTTGAAGTGATTCGGGGCGTCGCCGAGCAAACCAACCTGTTGGCCCTGAATGCGGCAATCGAGGCGGCTCGCGCTGGCGAGAGCGGTCGCGGTTTCGCGGTGGTCGCCGATGAAGTGCGCGCCCTGGCACAGCGGACAGGGGAGTCGACCCAGCAGATCGAGGCAATCATCGGCGCAGTGCAGCAGAGCAGCCAGGAGGCACTGCGTGCCATGCGCGGCAGTGAGAGTCGTACCCACGAAACCCTGGAGCTCGCCCGAACCGCAGGTGCAGCGCTGGATGCCATCGTCGAGGCGATCACCCAGATCAACGAGCGCAACCTGTGCATCGCCAGTGCCACCGAGCAGCAGTCGCAGGTGGCTCGCGAAGTGGATCGCAACCTGTCGAACATCCACGATGTTGCCCAGCGGGCCGCGGGTGGCGCAACGCTGACCCAGTCCTCCAGCGGGGAGCTGGCCGTCCTGGCGGCTGATCTGCGGGGCATGGTAGCGCGCTTCAAGGTCTGA
- a CDS encoding ABC transporter permease encodes MNSTIARLVIGRLAVGVLTLLIVSLVVYFLTSLLPGDAVQEQLGQEATPEAVAALRAQLGLDQPVYLRYLFWLGGLVTGDPGISLVNGMAVDEMIAGRLPNSLRLAAIAALVSVPLALTIGILSAMYRGSIFDRYSNMAAVFAVSVPEFLIATVAVLIFAVKLGWLSALSRDVEVETLGELVRVYAMPVLTLCCVLTAQMARMTRAAVIDQLSASYVEMAILKGARPIRVVLRHALPNAIGPIVNAVALSLSYLLGGVVIVESIFNYPGVATLLVNGVITRDLPLVQACVMLFSLGFLVLVLLADLCAILSNPRLRK; translated from the coding sequence ATGAACAGCACCATTGCGCGCCTTGTGATTGGTCGATTGGCGGTAGGCGTGCTCACGCTGCTTATCGTGTCGCTGGTGGTCTACTTCCTCACCAGCCTGCTGCCCGGCGATGCGGTTCAGGAGCAGCTCGGTCAGGAAGCGACCCCGGAAGCGGTGGCGGCCCTGCGCGCGCAGCTCGGCCTGGACCAGCCGGTGTACTTGCGTTACCTCTTCTGGCTGGGCGGGCTGGTCACCGGCGATCCCGGTATCTCCCTGGTCAACGGCATGGCGGTCGACGAAATGATCGCAGGCCGGCTACCTAACAGCCTGCGTCTGGCCGCGATCGCGGCGTTGGTCTCGGTGCCGCTGGCGTTGACCATCGGCATTCTCTCGGCGATGTACCGCGGCTCGATCTTCGACCGCTACAGCAACATGGCGGCGGTGTTCGCCGTGTCCGTCCCGGAATTTCTGATCGCCACCGTCGCTGTGCTGATCTTCGCCGTGAAGCTAGGTTGGTTGTCGGCGCTGTCGCGCGATGTCGAGGTTGAAACGCTGGGCGAACTGGTCCGGGTCTACGCCATGCCGGTGCTGACCCTGTGCTGCGTGCTGACCGCGCAGATGGCGCGTATGACCCGCGCCGCGGTGATCGATCAGCTCAGCGCTTCCTATGTCGAAATGGCAATTCTCAAAGGGGCACGGCCGATCCGCGTGGTGCTGCGCCACGCGCTGCCCAATGCCATCGGGCCGATCGTCAACGCCGTCGCCCTTAGCCTGTCGTACCTGCTCGGCGGCGTGGTCATCGTCGAGTCGATTTTCAACTATCCGGGTGTCGCGACGCTATTGGTCAACGGCGTGATCACCCGTGACTTGCCACTGGTACAGGCATGCGTGATGTTGTTCAGCCTAGGTTTTCTGGTGCTGGTGCTGCTCGCCGACCTCTGTGCAATTCTGTCCAACCCGAGGCTGCGCAAATGA